A genome region from Micromonospora peucetia includes the following:
- a CDS encoding DUF6234 family protein — protein sequence MTSSTSAARPRYAIVLLTVLWLVASLSVLWWCFTIGMEGWADQHSNGGGRSAEFGRRSARALVLLAVVAAGGPAVVALVAFGCRYVRTGLVYLFLAVVIAAALMPAVVDAARTLRPPAAPVPVPTTCQERSGGDTHCPGG from the coding sequence ATGACCTCGTCGACATCCGCCGCCCGGCCCCGGTATGCCATCGTGCTCCTGACAGTGCTCTGGTTGGTGGCCTCGCTGTCGGTGCTGTGGTGGTGTTTCACCATCGGCATGGAAGGGTGGGCCGACCAGCACTCGAACGGTGGCGGGCGGTCGGCGGAGTTCGGGCGCCGATCCGCGCGGGCGCTGGTGCTTCTGGCGGTGGTGGCAGCGGGCGGACCTGCCGTCGTCGCGTTGGTGGCGTTCGGCTGCCGGTATGTCCGTACCGGACTGGTCTACCTGTTCCTGGCCGTCGTGATCGCGGCGGCCCTGATGCCGGCGGTCGTGGACGCGGCGCGGACACTCAGGCCGCCGGCCGCGCCCGTCCCGGTCCCGACGACCTGCCAGGAGCGCAGTGGCGGTGACACCCACTGCCCGGGCGGCTGA
- a CDS encoding peptidoglycan DD-metalloendopeptidase family protein: MDHLDPPGCCGADDQAATVGIGRRAVLLGAALGTGALAGLTVPGRAFAAPAIYNPFSGYPITGSWQEHLNRGSLGGVDFAMSVGTRLPACGAGTIQNIPYNGTGGHTVTIHHADGYRSQYMHLSQFLLGNGAAVSAGTVVGLSGGAAGAPGSGSSTGPHVHWHMINPAGVRINPLTYIGQPAPGGLPKTSTEQDGIPGTIFYRRMQNWLRLTAGYTGPIDGAPGPNTYAALQRAMRAYGYTGPIDGQPGPNTWRAVQRLAAGHGYTGPIDGVMGPNSWRGFARFLNQDRWN; this comes from the coding sequence ATGGACCACCTCGACCCGCCCGGTTGCTGCGGTGCCGACGACCAGGCAGCCACCGTCGGGATCGGCCGCCGCGCGGTGCTGCTCGGCGCCGCCCTCGGCACGGGCGCCCTGGCCGGCCTGACCGTTCCCGGCCGAGCCTTCGCCGCACCCGCCATCTACAACCCCTTCTCCGGGTACCCGATCACCGGCTCCTGGCAGGAACACCTGAACCGGGGCTCGCTCGGCGGCGTCGACTTCGCCATGTCGGTCGGCACCCGGCTGCCCGCCTGCGGCGCGGGCACCATCCAGAACATCCCGTACAACGGTACGGGCGGGCACACCGTCACCATCCACCACGCGGACGGGTACCGCAGCCAGTACATGCACCTGTCGCAGTTCCTGCTCGGCAACGGTGCGGCCGTGTCCGCCGGCACTGTCGTCGGTCTCTCCGGCGGCGCGGCCGGCGCGCCGGGCTCGGGCTCGTCCACCGGGCCGCACGTCCACTGGCACATGATCAATCCGGCCGGGGTACGCATCAACCCCCTCACCTACATCGGGCAACCCGCCCCCGGAGGGCTGCCCAAGACCTCCACCGAGCAGGACGGCATCCCCGGCACGATCTTCTACCGGCGTATGCAGAACTGGCTGCGGCTCACCGCCGGCTACACCGGCCCCATCGACGGCGCACCCGGGCCGAACACCTACGCCGCTCTCCAACGCGCCATGAGGGCGTACGGCTACACCGGCCCCATCGACGGGCAGCCCGGCCCGAACACCTGGCGCGCCGTGCAGCGTCTCGCCGCCGGCCACGGCTACACCGGCCCGATCGACGGGGTCATGGGGCCCAACTCGTGGCGCGGCTTCGCCCGCTTCCTCAACCAGGACAGGTGGAACTGA
- a CDS encoding erythromycin esterase family protein — MNPAVKDAAHVVDAAAVMGLLTARPRLLALGEPTHGENGLLDLRNDLFRQLVEQEHYRTITIESDCMMGLVVDDYVTSGTGILDEVMERGFSHGWGAFAGNRELVSWMRAYNDGRPASERLRFAGFDGPLEITNAASPRQALTALHAYLTARVDAGLLPCAAETLDGLCGTDDRWTDPAAMMDPSRSVGRTPEANQLRLLADDLVALLDAQTPGLIAASSRDDWDRARMYGRTATGLLRYHFWMADTSPSRLARLLGVRDSMMAANLLAVAERGPALVNAHNSHLQRDKSRMRMGDLPVEWWSAGAIVSAHLGERYAFLATALGTIRHQGVDTPPPDTVEGLLYALPEDRYVVDARRLAAVLGDVTPTARVSPWFGYAPLDPTHLTGLDGIVFVKDAPPS; from the coding sequence ATGAATCCTGCTGTCAAAGACGCCGCCCATGTCGTCGACGCTGCTGCCGTCATGGGCCTGCTCACGGCCAGGCCGCGGCTGCTCGCCCTGGGTGAGCCCACCCACGGCGAAAACGGTCTGCTCGACCTGCGCAACGATCTCTTCCGGCAACTCGTCGAGCAGGAGCACTACCGGACGATCACGATCGAGAGCGACTGCATGATGGGCCTGGTCGTGGATGACTACGTCACGTCGGGCACGGGCATCCTCGACGAGGTCATGGAGCGCGGGTTCAGCCACGGGTGGGGCGCCTTCGCGGGCAACCGCGAGCTGGTGAGCTGGATGCGCGCGTACAACGACGGCCGGCCCGCGTCCGAGCGGCTACGCTTCGCCGGTTTCGACGGCCCGCTGGAGATCACCAACGCCGCGAGCCCTCGACAGGCCCTCACCGCACTCCACGCCTACCTCACCGCCCGGGTCGACGCCGGCCTGCTCCCCTGCGCCGCGGAAACGCTCGACGGCCTGTGCGGCACCGACGATCGGTGGACCGATCCCGCCGCGATGATGGACCCGTCCCGGTCCGTGGGGCGGACACCCGAGGCCAACCAGTTGCGGCTGCTCGCCGACGACCTGGTAGCCCTGCTCGACGCGCAGACGCCAGGTCTGATCGCGGCGTCCTCGCGGGACGACTGGGACCGGGCACGCATGTACGGGCGTACCGCCACCGGGCTGCTGCGCTACCACTTCTGGATGGCCGACACGTCACCGAGCCGCCTGGCGCGGCTGCTCGGCGTGCGGGACTCGATGATGGCCGCCAACCTGCTCGCCGTCGCCGAGCGAGGCCCGGCGCTGGTGAACGCCCACAACAGCCACCTCCAGCGGGACAAGAGCAGGATGCGCATGGGCGACCTGCCGGTGGAGTGGTGGAGCGCCGGCGCGATCGTCAGCGCCCATCTGGGAGAGCGGTACGCCTTCCTGGCCACGGCCCTCGGCACGATCCGCCACCAGGGAGTGGACACCCCGCCTCCGGACACCGTCGAAGGGCTCCTGTACGCGCTCCCGGAGGACCGGTACGTCGTCGACGCCCGCCGGCTGGCCGCTGTCCTCGGCGACGTGACGCCCACTGCCCGCGTGTCCCCCTGGTTCGGCTACGCCCCGCTGGACCCGACCCACCTGACTGGCCTTGACGGGATCGTGTTCGTCAAGGACGCCCCGCCGAGCTAG
- a CDS encoding TioE family transcriptional regulator — MTRNLQSGGQLRPVDLARGHGLSTQAVRNYEAAGILPGAERTAHGYRTYTPSHAQALRAFLALVPGHGHRTATLIMQAISRGTTEDAFRLIDESHAQLLDDRRTLQAVEAALRDLSPVPRERGDTFVGPLARRLGIRPATLRKWERAGLVQPRRDPQTGYRVYSAADVRDTQLVHQLRRGGYRLEQIGPLIAQVHSAGGVAPLESTLHDWHARLSARSRAMLTGAAALDAYLGCRPDPAR, encoded by the coding sequence GTGACGCGAAACCTTCAAAGCGGCGGACAGCTCAGGCCGGTTGACCTGGCACGTGGGCACGGCCTGTCCACGCAGGCGGTCAGGAACTACGAGGCGGCCGGCATCCTTCCGGGCGCCGAACGCACCGCGCATGGCTACCGCACCTACACGCCGTCGCACGCGCAGGCGCTGCGCGCGTTCCTCGCCCTCGTGCCCGGACACGGCCACCGGACGGCTACGTTGATCATGCAGGCGATCAGCCGGGGCACGACTGAGGACGCGTTCCGGCTCATCGACGAGAGTCATGCCCAGCTTCTCGACGACCGCCGCACCCTCCAGGCTGTCGAAGCCGCGCTTCGCGACCTCAGTCCCGTGCCGCGGGAACGCGGCGACACGTTCGTCGGCCCCCTGGCGAGAAGGCTCGGCATCCGCCCGGCCACCCTGCGCAAATGGGAACGCGCCGGCCTGGTCCAACCGCGCCGCGACCCGCAGACGGGCTACCGGGTCTACAGCGCGGCCGACGTGCGCGACACCCAACTCGTCCACCAGCTCAGACGGGGCGGCTACCGGCTGGAGCAGATCGGCCCACTGATCGCGCAGGTCCACTCTGCCGGAGGCGTCGCACCCCTTGAGTCGACGCTGCACGACTGGCATGCCCGCCTCTCGGCCCGCAGCCGCGCCATGCTCACCGGCGCCGCAGCCCTGGACGCCTACCTCGGCTGCCGCCCGGACCCCGCCCGCTGA
- a CDS encoding catalase — translation MDASKPAKAVKDVVEAAAGKVADALTPDVPGAPGSVPPTVEEPTTPHDPLPPKKEQGAPETRTPTGAPTGAPTTANGQQGAFLTTSQGARLRDTDHSLKAGPRGPVLLQDHHLREKITHFDHERIPERVVHARGAGAHGVFEAYGTAERVTKAGFLAKGRTTDVFVRFSTVLGSRGSADTVRDTRGFATKFYTDEGTFDLVANNMPVFFIQDAIKFPDIIHAGKPHPDREIPQAQSAHDTFWDFVSLHTEAQHHTMWNMSDRGIPRSFRMMEGFGVHTFRLVNAAGETALVKFHWKPRLGVHSLTWEEAQLLGGMDPDFHRRDLYDAIEAGAFPEWELGLQVFPDVPEETFAGIDLLDPTKIVPEELAPVQPVGRLTLNRTPTNFFAETEQVAFHVGHLPPGIDVTNDPLLQGRLFSYVDTQLTRLGGPNFSQIPINRPHAPVNDMLRDGFHQQAVHAGVAPYRPNSLDGGNPFPAGDGDDAFVDVPVTVAQAPKVRANPVSFDDHYSQVRLFWLSMSPVEREHIIRAYTFELGKCYHQAIRERQLQCLANIDPVLCAQVATGLGLPAPEPTVPLVDAAPSPALSQVGRQWPADGRTVGIVVDPHTGLDDVDEVRRAVLAAGMVPLLIAPHGGMVGNLPVQRTFATGRSVEFDVLLLAGAPAPAPDAMPARDAKAGAADSGSVDPRVLLLVDECWRHAKAIGAWGAGAGVLRQAGVAGTPGVVTGDSGAEVFTAVKQLLTTHRVWERFPASVS, via the coding sequence ATGGATGCCAGCAAGCCCGCCAAGGCGGTCAAGGACGTCGTGGAGGCCGCCGCCGGGAAGGTGGCCGACGCGCTGACTCCGGATGTCCCCGGCGCGCCGGGGAGCGTACCGCCAACCGTCGAGGAGCCGACCACGCCGCACGACCCGCTGCCGCCGAAGAAGGAACAGGGCGCCCCCGAGACCCGTACGCCGACGGGCGCGCCGACCGGCGCACCGACGACGGCGAACGGTCAGCAGGGCGCCTTCCTCACGACGTCGCAGGGGGCGCGGCTGCGCGACACGGACCATTCGCTGAAGGCCGGGCCGCGCGGTCCGGTCCTGCTCCAGGACCACCACCTGCGCGAGAAGATCACGCACTTCGACCACGAACGCATCCCCGAGCGTGTGGTGCACGCGCGTGGGGCAGGGGCGCACGGCGTCTTCGAGGCCTACGGCACCGCCGAGCGGGTGACGAAGGCCGGCTTCCTGGCCAAGGGCAGGACGACGGACGTCTTCGTACGGTTCTCCACCGTCCTCGGCTCGCGCGGCTCGGCCGACACGGTCCGCGACACCCGTGGCTTCGCGACGAAGTTCTACACCGACGAGGGCACCTTCGACCTGGTCGCCAACAACATGCCGGTCTTCTTCATCCAGGACGCGATCAAGTTCCCGGACATCATCCACGCCGGCAAGCCGCACCCCGACCGGGAGATCCCGCAGGCCCAGAGCGCGCACGACACCTTCTGGGACTTCGTCTCCCTGCACACCGAGGCGCAGCACCACACCATGTGGAACATGTCCGACCGGGGCATCCCGCGCTCGTTCCGGATGATGGAGGGCTTCGGCGTCCACACCTTCCGGCTCGTCAACGCGGCCGGCGAGACGGCGCTGGTCAAGTTCCACTGGAAGCCCAGGCTGGGCGTGCACTCCCTGACCTGGGAGGAGGCGCAGTTGCTGGGCGGCATGGACCCGGACTTCCACCGCCGGGACCTGTACGACGCCATCGAGGCCGGCGCCTTCCCCGAATGGGAGCTCGGTCTCCAGGTCTTCCCCGACGTCCCCGAGGAGACCTTCGCCGGGATCGACCTGCTCGACCCGACGAAGATCGTGCCGGAGGAGCTGGCGCCGGTGCAGCCGGTCGGGAGGCTGACGCTCAACCGGACGCCGACGAACTTCTTCGCCGAGACCGAGCAGGTCGCCTTCCACGTCGGCCACCTGCCGCCGGGCATCGACGTCACGAACGATCCGCTGTTGCAGGGCCGGCTGTTCTCGTACGTCGACACGCAGCTCACCCGGCTGGGCGGGCCGAACTTCTCACAGATCCCGATCAACCGCCCGCACGCCCCGGTCAACGACATGCTGCGTGACGGCTTCCACCAGCAGGCCGTGCACGCCGGGGTGGCGCCGTACCGGCCGAACTCGCTCGACGGCGGCAACCCCTTCCCGGCCGGCGACGGGGACGACGCGTTCGTCGACGTGCCGGTGACGGTGGCGCAGGCGCCCAAGGTACGCGCCAACCCGGTCTCGTTCGACGACCACTACAGCCAGGTCCGCCTGTTCTGGCTGAGCATGTCGCCGGTCGAGAGGGAGCACATCATCCGCGCCTACACCTTCGAGCTGGGCAAGTGCTACCACCAGGCGATCCGGGAACGCCAGCTCCAGTGTCTCGCCAACATCGACCCGGTGCTGTGCGCGCAGGTCGCCACCGGGCTGGGTCTTCCCGCACCGGAGCCGACCGTGCCGCTCGTCGACGCCGCGCCCAGCCCCGCGCTGTCGCAGGTGGGCAGGCAGTGGCCGGCCGACGGCCGAACGGTGGGGATCGTCGTCGACCCCCACACCGGGCTCGACGACGTCGACGAGGTACGCCGGGCGGTTCTCGCCGCCGGCATGGTGCCGCTGCTGATCGCCCCGCACGGCGGCATGGTCGGCAACCTGCCGGTGCAGCGGACCTTCGCCACCGGCCGCTCGGTCGAGTTCGACGTGCTCCTGCTGGCCGGGGCGCCCGCGCCCGCACCGGACGCGATGCCGGCGCGCGACGCCAAGGCGGGCGCGGCGGACTCCGGCTCCGTGGATCCGCGCGTGCTGCTGCTGGTCGACGAATGCTGGCGGCACGCCAAGGCAATCGGCGCGTGGGGCGCAGGCGCCGGCGTGCTGCGGCAGGCGGGGGTGGCCGGCACGCCCGGCGTCGTCACGGGTGACTCCGGGGCCGAGGTCTTCACCGCCGTGAAGCAGCTGCTGACCACCCACCGGGTGTGGGAGAGGTTCCCCGCCTCGGTCTCCTGA
- a CDS encoding serine hydrolase domain-containing protein, producing MSAELLEDFVRAERERALGVYGICVHREGRPPVEHRFRSDDRVNLYSVAKTFTSVAVGLAEAEGRLSLDDRLLDHLPELRPIAADGFADVTLRQLLTMTSGTSHRWFADERTTAADLLHEIVAAPLVAAPGARFAYTGSGPYALGRVIARVTGADLRSYLLPRLFAPLDLHNPAWHTCPLGHPFAESDLFLRTEELARFARLLVQEGRWEGRQVLPAEYVRRMTGDRVDTSTITYGEQYTHGYGLGVWIDRADTYRLDGRYGQYVVVSPARRAAVTVTAHAERDGELLTAIHKLVVARC from the coding sequence GTGAGCGCGGAACTTCTTGAGGACTTCGTGCGGGCGGAACGCGAGCGTGCGTTGGGTGTCTACGGCATCTGTGTGCATCGCGAGGGCCGCCCGCCGGTGGAACACCGCTTCCGGTCCGACGACCGGGTGAACCTGTACTCCGTGGCCAAGACGTTCACGTCCGTGGCGGTGGGGCTCGCGGAGGCGGAGGGGCGACTGAGCCTCGACGACCGTCTCCTGGACCATCTGCCCGAGCTGCGGCCGATCGCCGCCGACGGGTTCGCCGACGTCACGCTCCGTCAACTGCTGACGATGACCAGCGGCACCAGCCACCGCTGGTTCGCCGACGAGCGGACAACCGCCGCCGACCTGCTCCACGAGATCGTCGCCGCGCCGCTCGTCGCCGCGCCCGGGGCCCGCTTCGCGTACACGGGTTCGGGCCCGTACGCCCTCGGCCGGGTGATCGCCCGGGTCACCGGGGCGGACCTGCGCTCGTACCTGCTGCCGCGCCTGTTCGCGCCGCTGGATCTGCACAACCCGGCCTGGCACACGTGTCCGCTGGGCCACCCCTTCGCGGAGAGCGACCTCTTCCTTCGTACCGAGGAACTCGCGCGGTTCGCGCGGTTGCTGGTGCAGGAGGGCCGGTGGGAGGGCCGGCAGGTCCTGCCGGCGGAGTACGTGCGGCGGATGACGGGGGACCGGGTCGACACGAGCACCATCACGTACGGCGAGCAGTACACCCACGGATACGGGCTGGGCGTGTGGATCGACCGGGCCGACACGTACCGGCTGGACGGCCGCTACGGTCAGTACGTGGTCGTCAGCCCCGCGCGCCGGGCCGCCGTCACGGTGACCGCGCACGCGGAGCGTGACGGGGAACTGCTCACCGCGATCCACAAGCTCGTCGTCGCCCGGTGCTGA